In a single window of the Nicotiana tomentosiformis chromosome 8, ASM39032v3, whole genome shotgun sequence genome:
- the LOC138897256 gene encoding uncharacterized protein: protein MHDRGIAQQVSHDVTSAPVVTPPCPPSTGEAQAVRGFPRGAGQLGGGQTHCYAFLGRPEAEAFDIVIEGIVTVYHRYALVLFDHGSTYSYVSSYFISHLDFPCSSLNIPVYVYTTVGVSIMVDRMYRSCVVTIDDDEISVDHLLLNMVDFDVILAIDWFSPYHAILDCHAKIVMLAMPGFPKLE, encoded by the coding sequence ATGCATGATAGAGGCATAGCACAACAAGTTTCTCATGAtgtgacttcagcaccagttgttACACCACCATGCCCACCATCTACAGGGGAAGCTCAGGCAGTCAGAGGATTTCCCAGAGGTGCAGGTCAGTTAGGCGGAGGTCAGACCCATTGTTATGCATTTCTAGGTAGACCTGAGGCAGAGGCTTTTGATATAGTTATTGAAGGCATTGTTACAGTCTATCATAGATatgctttggtattatttgatcatggttctacatattcctatgtgtcatcgtACTTCATATCGCATTTGGACTTCCCTTGTAGTTCTCTTAATATCCCTGTTTATGTATATACAACTGTTGGTGTCTCTATTATGGTGGATCGTAtgtatcggtcttgtgtggttacCATTGACGATGATGAGATTAGTGTTGATCATCTGTTGCttaatatggtggactttgatgtgattttggctATAGATTGGTTttctccctatcatgctattcttgattgtcacgctaagatcgtgatgttggctatgccagggttTCCAAAGTTGGAGTAG